In Hasllibacter sp. MH4015, the following proteins share a genomic window:
- the dxr gene encoding 1-deoxy-D-xylulose-5-phosphate reductoisomerase, with protein sequence MSGARRISIFGATGSIGQNTIDLVARDADAYDVVALTGASNIKLLADDAKRLGAQVAVTAEEALLPDLRDALAGSGVEAAAGEAALLEAADRPADWIMSAIVGAAGLAPGFRALRHGTTLALANKESLVTAGPLLLAEATANGADILPVDSEHSAVFQGLVGEDIAAVERIIITASGGGLRDWPVEALANATPEDAGAHPNWDMGQRITIDSASMFNKAMELIETKEFFGIAPDRIETVIHPQSIVHALVGFCDGALMAHLGPPDMRHAIGYALYHPDRGHIPVARLDLAQIATLEFHAPCDIRYPALGLARQVMETGGAAGAIFNAAKETALDGFLARRIGFMDMSAIVEATLDAMSSKISLSNAPATLEEVLQTDQIARDTAWAAIEHHETRT encoded by the coding sequence GTGAGCGGGGCGCGCCGGATCTCGATCTTTGGCGCGACCGGGTCCATCGGGCAGAACACCATAGACCTGGTCGCGCGGGACGCGGATGCCTACGACGTCGTGGCCCTGACCGGGGCCAGCAATATCAAGCTATTGGCCGACGATGCGAAGCGATTGGGCGCGCAGGTCGCGGTGACGGCGGAGGAGGCGCTGTTGCCCGATCTGCGCGACGCGCTGGCCGGGTCCGGGGTGGAGGCCGCGGCGGGGGAGGCCGCGCTTCTGGAGGCGGCGGATCGCCCGGCCGACTGGATCATGTCGGCGATTGTCGGGGCGGCGGGGCTGGCCCCCGGTTTCCGCGCGCTGCGCCATGGCACGACCCTCGCGCTGGCCAACAAGGAAAGCCTCGTGACCGCCGGTCCGCTTCTGCTGGCTGAGGCCACGGCGAACGGGGCGGACATCCTGCCCGTGGACTCCGAGCATTCCGCCGTCTTCCAGGGCCTTGTCGGCGAAGACATCGCGGCGGTGGAGCGGATCATCATCACCGCCTCGGGCGGTGGCCTGCGCGATTGGCCGGTGGAGGCGCTGGCCAACGCCACACCCGAAGATGCCGGCGCGCATCCCAATTGGGACATGGGCCAGCGCATCACCATCGATTCCGCGTCGATGTTCAACAAGGCGATGGAACTGATCGAGACGAAGGAATTCTTCGGGATCGCGCCGGACAGGATTGAAACGGTGATCCACCCCCAAAGCATCGTTCATGCGCTCGTGGGGTTCTGCGACGGGGCGCTGATGGCGCATCTGGGCCCGCCCGACATGCGCCATGCCATCGGCTATGCGCTGTACCACCCGGACCGGGGCCATATCCCCGTGGCGCGGCTTGACCTTGCGCAGATCGCGACACTGGAGTTCCACGCGCCGTGCGACATCCGCTATCCCGCGCTGGGGCTCGCACGGCAGGTGATGGAGACGGGCGGGGCGGCGGGCGCGATTTTCAACGCGGCCAAGGAAACCGCGCTGGACGGGTTTCTGGCCCGTCGGATCGGCTTCATGGACATGAGCGCCATCGTCGAGGCGACCCTTGACGCTATGTCGTCAAAGATCAGCCTTTCAAATGCCCCAGCTACCCTTGAGGAGGTCCTGCAAACGGACCAGATTGCACGGGACACGGCCTGGGCCGCAATCGAGCATCACGAGACCCGAACCTGA
- a CDS encoding phosphatidate cytidylyltransferase: MAGGPKFADLLPRIASAFVLLSVAGLGLWLGGLVLAVLLSIFGAVMLWEYFRLIIRLTEPYAMGATIITSILLAIALILEDRLTVGAEVLALSPVAVGVLVVTMIAVMIPVRKSRLETLFGAMIPLATFLFFYLHQSAPLAMWLVVAVVISTDVAGYFFGKLIGGPKFWPSLSPNKTWSGTASGWVMAALIAVVVSIRADDPFPTMIVAVIFLVAVAFAAQMADIAESALKRRAGVKDSSKIIPGHGGALDRFDGMLGGFLVAGLAFVLAGFTVSL; encoded by the coding sequence ATGGCAGGCGGCCCGAAATTCGCGGACCTGCTGCCGCGCATCGCCTCGGCGTTCGTGCTGCTGAGTGTTGCGGGATTGGGCCTGTGGCTTGGCGGGCTGGTGCTGGCCGTGCTCCTGTCGATCTTCGGCGCGGTGATGCTGTGGGAATACTTCCGCCTGATCATTCGCCTGACGGAACCCTATGCGATGGGGGCCACGATCATCACGTCGATCCTATTGGCCATCGCCCTGATCCTCGAGGATCGCCTGACCGTGGGGGCGGAGGTTCTGGCCCTGTCGCCGGTCGCGGTGGGCGTGCTGGTCGTGACGATGATCGCGGTGATGATCCCGGTCCGCAAGAGCCGGTTGGAGACGCTTTTCGGCGCGATGATCCCGCTGGCGACGTTCCTGTTCTTCTATCTGCACCAATCGGCCCCATTGGCGATGTGGCTTGTCGTGGCGGTTGTCATTTCCACCGATGTGGCGGGGTATTTCTTCGGCAAGCTCATCGGCGGGCCGAAATTCTGGCCGAGCCTCAGCCCCAACAAGACGTGGTCGGGCACCGCGTCGGGATGGGTCATGGCGGCGCTGATCGCTGTGGTCGTCAGCATCCGCGCCGATGATCCGTTCCCGACGATGATCGTGGCCGTGATCTTCCTTGTGGCCGTGGCCTTCGCCGCGCAAATGGCCGATATCGCGGAATCCGCGCTCAAGCGCAGGGCGGGGGTCAAGGACAGCTCCAAGATCATCCCCGGCCATGGCGGGGCGCTGGATCGCTTCGACGGGATGTTGGGCGGATTCCTCGTTGCCGGGCTGGCCTTCGTGCTGGCCGGGTTTACGGTGTCGTTGTGA
- the uppS gene encoding polyprenyl diphosphate synthase, with the protein MPDTENSPNHVAIIMDGNGRWAQMRHRPRLMGHHAGARRVQEVVRACPDLGVKYLTIFAFSTENWKRTQTEVAGLMKLFKRYIRREAASLLEEGVRVRFIGDRVRLEPALVDLMDGLELLTADNDKVHLTIALNYGGRDEVARAAKRLAYDVSMGKLDPKSICDETFPKYLDTHVLPDPDLVIRTSGEARISNFLLWQSAYAEYEFIDTLWPDFTKDIFAEVVGRFGTRERRFGAVTV; encoded by the coding sequence ATGCCCGACACCGAAAACTCCCCCAACCACGTGGCCATCATCATGGACGGCAACGGACGGTGGGCGCAGATGCGCCATCGCCCGCGCCTGATGGGCCACCATGCGGGCGCACGGCGGGTGCAGGAGGTCGTGCGCGCCTGTCCGGATCTGGGGGTCAAGTACCTGACGATCTTTGCCTTTTCGACCGAGAACTGGAAACGCACCCAGACGGAAGTGGCGGGGCTGATGAAGTTGTTCAAACGCTATATCCGACGCGAGGCCGCGAGCCTGTTGGAAGAGGGCGTGCGCGTCCGCTTCATCGGGGATCGCGTGCGGCTGGAACCGGCATTGGTCGACCTGATGGACGGGCTGGAGCTTCTGACGGCGGACAATGACAAGGTGCATCTTACCATTGCGCTGAATTACGGTGGCCGGGACGAGGTGGCACGTGCCGCCAAGCGCCTGGCCTATGACGTGTCCATGGGCAAGCTCGACCCGAAGTCGATCTGCGACGAGACCTTTCCGAAATACCTCGACACCCACGTGCTGCCCGATCCCGACCTGGTGATCCGCACCAGCGGGGAGGCGCGGATTTCCAACTTCCTGCTGTGGCAATCGGCCTATGCGGAATATGAGTTCATCGACACGCTGTGGCCCGATTTCACCAAGGACATCTTTGCGGAGGTCGTGGGGCGGTTCGGGACACGGGAACGCCGGTTCGGCGCCGTCACGGTCTGA
- the frr gene encoding ribosome recycling factor, translated as MSDEFMLDTDDLERRMEGAIASLRTEFASLRTGRASASMLEPVMVDAYGALTPINQVGTVNVPEPRMVTVNVWDKGLVGKVEKAIRESGLGINPQLNGTIIMLPIPELNEERRRELTKVAGTYAENARVAIRNVRRDGMDRIKKADISEDDAKFWEGAVQELTDTFIKRVDTSLDTKQEEIMQV; from the coding sequence ATGTCAGACGAATTCATGCTCGACACCGACGATCTGGAGCGGCGGATGGAGGGGGCGATTGCATCGCTTCGCACCGAATTCGCCTCCCTTCGGACGGGGCGGGCCAGTGCTTCCATGCTGGAGCCGGTGATGGTTGACGCCTACGGTGCGCTCACGCCGATCAACCAGGTGGGCACTGTCAATGTGCCCGAGCCACGGATGGTGACGGTCAATGTCTGGGACAAGGGTCTTGTGGGCAAGGTGGAGAAGGCGATCCGTGAAAGCGGGCTCGGCATCAACCCGCAGCTCAACGGCACGATCATCATGCTGCCGATCCCGGAACTGAACGAGGAACGCCGTCGCGAGCTGACCAAGGTCGCCGGGACCTATGCGGAGAATGCCCGCGTCGCGATCCGCAACGTGCGCCGCGACGGGATGGACCGGATCAAGAAGGCCGATATCTCGGAAGACGATGCGAAATTTTGGGAAGGCGCGGTGCAGGAACTGACCGATACGTTCATCAAGCGCGTGGACACATCGCTGGACACCAAGCAAGAAGAGATCATGCAGGTCTGA
- a CDS encoding calcium-binding protein, with protein MATLDPYALYDLFYFVGRHMRSTSPESVIEVTQVGDDVEIQILTPETANDPLAVRSTVVLSGEGLSVVDGRIVSGTVDRLDFYVRDYEFYAGALLDFDYDGLLFQDLVTDWDNGIWTPMWEALIPTLVAVQGGDDDELFENNQYYNVTYVDLGGGNDRYVHVNFHEFEPMTIHGGEGRDNLVCDYRGGLNTVNLQEGYFIDTMGVRHTISGFEIVNGGGSMDLIIGANGQENFLFGGQGSDTIHGGDMNDVISGQDGSADLLFGYAGDDEFQIQGNDTVYGGEGSDTVVLWWLSTAPSTIDLEAGSAFQFIRTDAELHSIENATTGSGNDQLFGSSIGNTLDGFDGNDTIDGRGGADTLIGGKGDDVLLGGAGDDVLMGGTGANVLTGAEGSDHFVFLTGEADNVVTDFEAGADKLDLSGFVGNGEILSMFFGAGYDPRQVCHVPEDLAYVFIWASQVGDDVVFWNGMPARDVSDRTPLVTLQDTDLSLLTFDDFIF; from the coding sequence ATGGCCACGCTTGATCCTTATGCGCTCTACGACCTCTTTTATTTCGTAGGTCGACACATGCGTTCGACCTCGCCCGAAAGCGTTATCGAGGTAACGCAAGTTGGTGACGACGTGGAAATTCAGATTCTGACGCCCGAGACAGCGAACGATCCGCTCGCGGTCCGGTCCACCGTCGTCCTTTCTGGCGAGGGGTTAAGTGTCGTTGACGGTCGCATCGTAAGCGGGACGGTGGACCGGCTGGATTTCTATGTCCGCGACTACGAATTCTATGCCGGCGCTCTTTTGGATTTCGATTATGATGGTCTTCTTTTCCAAGACCTGGTGACGGACTGGGACAACGGCATCTGGACCCCGATGTGGGAAGCACTCATTCCGACGCTTGTAGCGGTACAGGGCGGTGACGATGATGAGTTGTTTGAGAACAACCAATATTACAACGTCACCTACGTCGATCTGGGTGGCGGCAACGACCGCTACGTACATGTGAATTTCCACGAATTCGAACCAATGACGATCCATGGCGGTGAAGGACGGGACAACCTCGTCTGCGACTATCGCGGTGGCCTGAATACCGTGAACCTCCAAGAGGGGTACTTCATCGACACGATGGGCGTTCGTCACACCATATCGGGTTTTGAGATTGTCAACGGTGGTGGTTCGATGGACCTGATCATCGGGGCCAACGGTCAGGAGAACTTTCTGTTTGGCGGGCAGGGGTCCGACACCATTCATGGCGGCGACATGAATGATGTCATATCTGGTCAGGATGGGTCTGCAGATCTGCTTTTCGGATATGCTGGGGATGACGAGTTTCAGATCCAGGGTAATGACACTGTCTACGGCGGTGAAGGCAGCGATACCGTTGTGTTATGGTGGCTTTCCACCGCACCCAGCACGATCGACCTTGAGGCGGGATCGGCCTTTCAATTCATACGGACGGACGCCGAGCTTCACAGCATAGAGAATGCCACGACCGGCAGTGGAAACGATCAATTGTTCGGCAGTTCAATCGGAAACACGCTTGACGGGTTTGATGGCAACGACACGATTGATGGACGTGGAGGCGCCGACACGTTGATAGGCGGCAAAGGTGACGATGTTCTGCTTGGCGGTGCGGGCGACGACGTATTGATGGGTGGTACAGGAGCCAATGTTCTGACCGGCGCAGAGGGTTCGGATCACTTCGTTTTTCTCACTGGCGAAGCGGACAATGTCGTTACTGATTTCGAAGCAGGGGCGGACAAGCTGGACTTAAGCGGGTTCGTCGGGAATGGAGAGATTCTATCCATGTTCTTCGGCGCAGGGTACGACCCGCGGCAAGTGTGCCACGTCCCAGAGGACTTGGCGTACGTTTTCATTTGGGCCAGCCAGGTGGGCGATGACGTTGTGTTCTGGAATGGAATGCCGGCGCGCGACGTGTCCGATCGGACGCCGTTGGTGACGCTGCAAGACACCGATCTTTCGTTGCTGACGTTCGATGATTTCATCTTCTGA
- the pyrH gene encoding UMP kinase — protein sequence MSNDAARYSRVMLKISGEALMGDQGFGLHPPTVERIAKEIQSVHDLGVEICLVIGGGNIFRGLQGSAQGMERTTADYMGMLATVMNALAMQGALESLGVFTRVISAITMNEVAEPYIRRRAIRHLEKKRVCIFAAGTGNPYFTTDTAATLRASEMDCEAIFKGTKVDGVYDKDPAKHADAKRYETVTYDEVLAQHLGVMDASAIALARENDLPIIVFSLDAPGGFRSILAGEGTFTKVVD from the coding sequence ATGTCCAATGATGCCGCCCGCTACTCCCGTGTCATGCTAAAAATCTCGGGGGAGGCGCTGATGGGCGACCAGGGGTTCGGCCTGCATCCGCCCACCGTCGAGCGCATCGCGAAGGAGATCCAGTCGGTCCATGACCTCGGCGTCGAAATCTGCCTCGTGATCGGGGGCGGCAACATTTTCCGGGGGTTGCAAGGCAGCGCCCAGGGGATGGAACGGACGACGGCGGATTACATGGGGATGCTGGCGACGGTGATGAATGCGCTTGCCATGCAGGGCGCACTGGAAAGCCTGGGCGTCTTCACTCGGGTGATTTCCGCGATCACGATGAACGAGGTGGCGGAGCCCTATATCCGCCGCCGCGCCATCCGGCATCTGGAGAAGAAGCGCGTCTGCATCTTCGCGGCGGGCACCGGCAACCCCTATTTCACCACCGACACAGCCGCCACCCTGCGCGCGTCGGAGATGGATTGCGAGGCGATCTTCAAGGGCACCAAGGTCGACGGCGTCTACGACAAGGACCCGGCCAAGCACGCGGATGCCAAGCGGTACGAGACCGTTACCTATGACGAGGTCCTGGCGCAGCATCTGGGGGTCATGGACGCTTCGGCCATTGCACTGGCGCGGGAAAACGATCTGCCGATCATCGTCTTCTCCCTCGACGCGCCGGGCGGGTTCCGGTCGATCCTTGCGGGCGAGGGGACGTTTACGAAGGTGGTGGATTAG
- the miaA gene encoding tRNA (adenosine(37)-N6)-dimethylallyltransferase MiaA, whose protein sequence is MFDIDSIPEPGPVLIAGPTASGKTALAIAIARAQGRPVVNADALQVYDGWHVLTARPSPEEARAAPHHLFGHVPFTEDYSVGQWLRDVTPHLSDRPVIVGGTGLYFRALTEGLADIPATPAAIRAEADTLPTDVLLATLDAQDPDLARRIDRQNRARIQRGWEVLRTTGRPLSQWQRDTPPPLVPLRNATPLVLEAEKDWLTDRITRRFDRMLEAGALEEARANLPRWDRAGGARKAIGAPELIAHLQGKITLDQAREAAIIASRQYAKRQRTWFRSNMGAWTRIPCP, encoded by the coding sequence TTGTTTGATATAGATTCCATTCCTGAACCTGGCCCTGTGTTGATCGCGGGGCCGACGGCATCCGGCAAAACCGCCCTGGCCATCGCGATCGCGCGGGCGCAGGGCCGCCCCGTGGTCAATGCCGATGCGCTTCAGGTCTACGATGGCTGGCACGTGTTGACCGCGCGGCCCTCGCCGGAGGAAGCGCGCGCTGCACCCCACCACCTCTTCGGTCACGTGCCGTTCACCGAGGATTACAGCGTCGGGCAATGGCTGCGTGACGTCACCCCCCACCTCTCCGACCGCCCGGTGATTGTCGGCGGCACGGGGCTCTACTTTCGCGCCCTGACGGAAGGGTTGGCCGACATCCCGGCCACGCCCGCCGCCATCCGGGCGGAGGCCGACACCCTGCCCACCGACGTTCTTCTGGCCACGCTCGACGCCCAGGACCCGGACCTTGCCCGCCGCATCGACCGTCAGAACCGCGCCCGCATCCAGCGCGGGTGGGAGGTTCTGCGCACCACCGGGCGGCCGCTGTCGCAATGGCAGCGGGATACGCCGCCGCCCCTCGTGCCCCTACGAAACGCGACACCGCTGGTGCTGGAGGCCGAAAAGGATTGGCTCACCGACCGGATCACCCGCCGCTTCGACCGGATGCTGGAAGCCGGCGCGCTGGAGGAGGCGCGCGCGAACCTGCCGCGATGGGACCGTGCGGGGGGCGCGCGCAAGGCCATCGGTGCGCCGGAACTGATCGCGCATCTGCAAGGCAAGATCACCCTCGATCAGGCGCGGGAGGCCGCGATCATCGCCAGCCGCCAATACGCCAAGCGTCAGCGGACCTGGTTCCGCTCCAACATGGGCGCCTGGACCCGCATCCCCTGCCCCTGA
- a CDS encoding helix-turn-helix transcriptional regulator: MFETARRPLVHSVASLGKLRMQGAWRIEMLHGSPRNRLYWITRGQGRVTVNCVTRGYGPNTAVFVPARVPMALELAAQTQGLELALPNDRSLDLPDQPFHLRVSNIESQAALTSHIEKIETEIAARAPAMDRALTAYSLLVSAWMSRELLRQEGQTGRERNHRLAELFAERMEATFRSGRPIADYARELQVTPTHLSRVCRDAAGRPAHALLSERVMHEARRLLRDTDLPAREVAEQLGFSSAAYFTRAFSSATGQTPGAFRKPRLRA, encoded by the coding sequence ATGTTTGAAACCGCCCGCCGTCCGCTTGTCCATTCCGTCGCCTCCCTGGGCAAGTTGCGGATGCAGGGCGCGTGGCGGATCGAGATGCTGCACGGCTCGCCGCGCAACCGCCTGTACTGGATCACGCGCGGACAGGGCCGGGTGACGGTGAATTGCGTCACGCGCGGATACGGGCCCAACACGGCCGTCTTCGTCCCCGCCCGGGTTCCCATGGCGCTGGAGCTTGCGGCCCAGACCCAGGGCCTTGAACTCGCCCTGCCCAACGACCGATCCCTCGACCTGCCGGATCAGCCGTTTCACCTGCGCGTGTCGAACATCGAAAGCCAGGCCGCGCTGACTTCCCATATCGAGAAGATCGAGACGGAGATCGCGGCCCGCGCCCCGGCCATGGACCGCGCGCTCACCGCCTATTCCCTGCTCGTCTCCGCGTGGATGTCGCGCGAATTGCTGCGCCAGGAAGGACAGACGGGGCGGGAGCGGAACCACCGGCTTGCAGAATTGTTCGCCGAGCGCATGGAGGCGACGTTCCGTTCGGGCCGTCCCATCGCCGATTACGCCCGCGAATTGCAGGTCACGCCCACTCATCTCAGCCGCGTGTGCCGGGATGCCGCCGGGCGTCCCGCCCATGCCCTGCTCAGCGAACGGGTCATGCACGAGGCGCGGCGGCTGCTGCGTGACACCGACCTTCCCGCCCGCGAAGTGGCGGAGCAACTGGGCTTTTCGTCGGCTGCATATTTCACCCGCGCCTTTTCCAGCGCCACCGGCCAGACCCCCGGCGCGTTCCGCAAACCGCGGCTGCGGGCCTGA
- a CDS encoding ABC transporter substrate-binding protein, which yields MKDFTQIDRAKGLTTHPVAEMYAREHKSGQLDRREFLVRSTALGLSAAAAYSLIGASPALADGHRAVPAAGGTLRIQQEVRALKDPRTYDWSQMANVSRGFLEYLIQYNEDGSFEGVLLDSWEANDDATVYTLNLRQGVMWNNGDAFTAEDVVANFIGWCDSTVEGNSMATRMGGLVDPDTGVAREGAIEMVDEHTVRVTYPAPDITLVPGIADYPSAVQHRDLIGTNPADHNVGTGAYEIAEYEVGVQARLVRKEGHEYWGETYLDEIVFVDLGQDPAAWFAGAEADEFDMTYETVGEFVDLFAAIGWEQSEVTTAATVVIRPNQNNAPYDDVRVRRAIAMACDNQVCLDLGINGQGVTAQNHHVCPIHPEYADVPALAFDPAAAQALLEESGNADFEFELISIDDDYRKNTTDAVAAQLRDAGFNVTRTIIPGSTFWNDWANYPFSSTNWNHRELGVQVLNLAYRSGVPWNESGFANEEFDSLLDQANGIQDADARREVMAQIEQIMVDEGVTIQPYWRSLFRHYRSGVVNAGMHPKFEINVHYLGFDA from the coding sequence ATGAAAGACTTCACCCAAATCGATCGGGCCAAGGGCCTGACGACCCATCCGGTGGCGGAGATGTATGCGCGTGAGCATAAATCCGGCCAGCTGGATCGCCGCGAATTCCTCGTCCGCTCCACGGCCCTCGGCCTGTCGGCGGCAGCGGCCTATTCGCTCATCGGCGCCTCGCCCGCCCTGGCCGACGGACACCGCGCCGTCCCCGCCGCCGGCGGCACCCTGCGCATCCAGCAGGAGGTCCGCGCCCTCAAGGATCCGCGCACCTATGACTGGTCCCAGATGGCCAATGTCAGCCGCGGGTTCCTGGAATACCTGATCCAGTATAACGAGGACGGCTCGTTCGAAGGCGTGCTCCTCGACAGCTGGGAAGCCAATGACGACGCCACCGTCTATACGCTGAACCTGCGCCAAGGCGTGATGTGGAACAACGGCGATGCCTTCACCGCCGAAGACGTGGTCGCCAACTTCATCGGTTGGTGCGACAGCACGGTGGAAGGCAATTCCATGGCCACCCGCATGGGCGGCCTGGTCGATCCCGACACCGGCGTGGCGCGCGAAGGCGCGATCGAAATGGTCGATGAACACACCGTGCGCGTCACCTACCCCGCGCCCGACATCACCCTTGTCCCCGGCATCGCGGATTATCCGTCCGCCGTGCAGCACCGCGACCTGATCGGAACCAACCCCGCCGACCACAACGTGGGCACCGGCGCGTATGAGATCGCGGAATACGAAGTGGGCGTTCAGGCCCGCCTCGTGCGCAAGGAAGGCCACGAATACTGGGGCGAGACCTATCTCGACGAGATCGTGTTCGTCGACCTGGGCCAGGATCCCGCCGCGTGGTTCGCCGGTGCGGAAGCCGATGAATTCGACATGACGTATGAAACCGTCGGCGAATTCGTAGACCTCTTCGCCGCGATCGGTTGGGAGCAGTCCGAAGTGACGACCGCCGCAACCGTGGTGATCCGTCCCAACCAGAACAATGCGCCCTATGACGACGTTCGCGTCCGCCGGGCCATTGCGATGGCATGTGACAACCAGGTCTGCCTCGATCTGGGCATCAACGGCCAGGGCGTGACCGCGCAGAACCACCATGTCTGCCCGATCCACCCGGAATATGCCGATGTGCCGGCCCTTGCCTTCGATCCGGCGGCCGCCCAAGCCCTGCTGGAGGAATCCGGCAATGCCGATTTCGAGTTCGAACTGATCTCGATCGACGATGATTACCGCAAGAACACGACCGATGCCGTGGCCGCACAGCTGCGCGATGCCGGGTTCAACGTCACGCGGACGATCATCCCCGGCTCCACCTTCTGGAACGACTGGGCGAACTATCCCTTCTCGTCCACGAACTGGAACCACCGGGAGCTTGGGGTTCAGGTCCTGAACCTCGCCTATCGCTCCGGTGTGCCGTGGAACGAGAGCGGCTTTGCCAACGAAGAGTTCGACAGCCTCCTTGATCAGGCCAACGGCATCCAGGACGCCGATGCGCGCCGGGAAGTCATGGCCCAGATCGAACAGATCATGGTCGACGAGGGCGTCACGATCCAGCCCTACTGGCGCTCGCTCTTCCGGCACTACCGCTCGGGCGTTGTGAATGCGGGCATGCATCCCAAGTTCGAGATCAACGTCCACTATCTCGGCTTCGACGCGTAA
- a CDS encoding ABC transporter permease codes for MGAFILRRTGVMILTALCLTFVVFFLTNLFPNLEKLAKTQGNARMTDAEVVSWLDRNGYGGPLIVRYGEWLGVVPGWTREDEATGEVTGRCIDFGMDPADAPTFCGLLQGDLGFSTVSDDEVGNIIGGRLVLTGKLMFWAFLLMVPSALLVGVLAGMREGSRLDRTLSTFSIASTATPEYVSGVIFIVLLASSTAGLSPILAEWGWIDGRTLFLGSARSAMEDGITFWNFALPVTTIALYGMGYIARMTRASMAEVMTAQYIRTARLKGVSFRKIVLKHALRNALIAPFTVIMLQFPWLLTGVVIVETLFNYNGFGWTMVQAASNNDIELLLACSIVAVFVVLVTQLISDIGYVFLNPRIRIS; via the coding sequence ATGGGAGCCTTCATCCTACGCCGAACAGGCGTGATGATCCTGACCGCACTTTGCCTGACATTCGTGGTGTTCTTCCTCACGAACCTCTTCCCGAACCTCGAAAAGCTCGCCAAGACGCAGGGCAACGCGCGGATGACGGATGCCGAAGTGGTCAGCTGGCTGGACCGCAACGGCTATGGCGGCCCCCTGATCGTGCGCTACGGCGAGTGGTTGGGCGTGGTGCCCGGCTGGACCCGGGAGGATGAAGCGACCGGAGAGGTCACCGGCCGCTGCATTGATTTCGGCATGGACCCCGCCGATGCCCCCACCTTCTGCGGTCTCCTGCAAGGCGATCTGGGCTTTTCCACCGTCTCCGATGACGAGGTCGGTAATATCATCGGCGGACGGCTCGTGCTGACCGGCAAGCTGATGTTCTGGGCGTTCCTGCTGATGGTGCCCTCCGCTCTTCTGGTCGGTGTGCTGGCCGGGATGCGCGAAGGCTCGCGCCTCGACCGGACGTTATCGACCTTCTCCATCGCGTCCACCGCGACACCCGAATACGTCTCGGGCGTGATCTTCATCGTCCTTCTCGCCTCCTCCACCGCCGGATTGTCCCCGATCCTCGCGGAATGGGGATGGATCGACGGGCGCACGCTGTTCCTGGGCTCCGCCCGCTCGGCGATGGAAGACGGCATCACGTTCTGGAACTTCGCCCTGCCCGTGACCACCATCGCGCTTTACGGCATGGGGTATATCGCGCGCATGACCCGCGCCTCCATGGCCGAGGTGATGACCGCCCAATACATCCGCACCGCGCGGCTCAAGGGCGTCAGCTTCCGCAAGATCGTCCTCAAACACGCGCTCCGCAACGCCCTGATCGCGCCCTTCACCGTCATCATGCTGCAATTTCCGTGGCTTCTGACCGGCGTGGTGATCGTGGAGACGCTGTTCAACTACAACGGCTTCGGCTGGACCATGGTGCAGGCCGCTTCCAACAACGATATCGAGCTGCTCCTGGCCTGCTCCATCGTCGCGGTCTTCGTGGTCCTCGTGACGCAGCTGATCTCGGATATCGGCTACGTCTTCCTCAACCCCCGCATCCGGATTTCGTAA